In Streptococcus sp. SN-1, a single genomic region encodes these proteins:
- a CDS encoding helix-turn-helix domain-containing protein, which produces MNQNNLQTFIAKRIRYLRLTKGLSQEKLSELAGLGSKHIHNIENEKYNFQIQTLNKILIALEVDEKTFFNFEFPEKSKEIENIINQLEQIPEPQKTDIIDAIATLLNNINNR; this is translated from the coding sequence ATGAATCAAAACAACTTACAAACATTTATTGCAAAAAGAATTAGATATTTGCGACTAACCAAAGGACTTAGCCAAGAAAAACTTTCTGAACTGGCTGGTTTGGGTTCTAAACATATACATAATATTGAAAATGAAAAATATAATTTTCAAATACAAACATTAAATAAAATACTTATAGCTCTTGAAGTAGATGAAAAAACATTTTTTAATTTCGAGTTTCCAGAAAAAAGCAAAGAAATTGAAAATATCATCAATCAACTTGAACAGATACCAGAACCACAAAAAACAGATATAATTGATGCAATAGCAACCCTATTAAACAACATAAACAACCGCTAA
- a CDS encoding FtsK/SpoIIIE domain-containing protein produces the protein MIRYKLNKNTGHLMPTLPSLVTLLQFFGVGLLFGGGIIRWLLFKGTKIGIFRSEAQLGFHLEVIGIAVLLLVNLVLLVRFVLKLSKIGSVSLYYQLRLIERQTHKALLDSATANLKVGSKFIDVSKAHACFEKLSRRISVKIKKLADQTTDDLEKFAEMLSACLVGKNRSLIVLDYWLSEDNTEFIYLLDDIVEAKARQLKPKHITELKPANDFEITVEKGLTFSFIRSPQILLVGNTNSSKTTFLKSMLAQVFMFNEDVDLTILDVKSEFSSWNFLPVGTILSDSEEILAYFEELLELVMKREKEIAKLSARDDITGATFVNFGKEMKMKLCIIEEYSAMLSSITDNKMRKRVQDLVLSIVSRSRSSGVYICICMQQPRSELLSTAIRDNLGVRICLSNGAITDELARMVFGEIDNIDNHAPRFSGYIMTTDGQFSKPRKFWNINLHEHGLEKISTFKLAFLYGQRLRKKCK, from the coding sequence ATGATTCGGTATAAATTAAATAAAAATACGGGTCATCTGATGCCAACCTTGCCAAGCCTAGTAACTCTACTCCAATTTTTTGGAGTTGGGTTACTATTTGGTGGTGGTATTATTCGATGGCTACTATTTAAAGGAACAAAGATTGGGATTTTTAGAAGTGAAGCACAGCTTGGCTTTCATTTAGAAGTAATTGGAATAGCTGTCTTGCTTTTGGTTAATCTTGTTTTACTGGTTCGATTTGTTTTAAAGCTATCAAAAATTGGCTCAGTATCTCTATACTATCAACTAAGGTTGATTGAACGACAAACACACAAAGCACTGTTGGATTCAGCAACTGCAAATCTCAAAGTTGGTAGCAAATTCATAGATGTTAGTAAAGCGCATGCGTGCTTTGAAAAGCTAAGCAGGCGCATATCGGTTAAAATCAAAAAATTAGCTGACCAGACTACGGACGATTTAGAAAAGTTTGCGGAAATGTTATCAGCGTGTTTAGTGGGTAAAAACCGTTCACTCATTGTTTTAGATTATTGGTTAAGTGAAGATAATACAGAGTTCATTTATTTACTAGATGATATTGTAGAAGCTAAAGCAAGACAGCTGAAGCCTAAACATATCACAGAATTAAAACCAGCTAATGATTTTGAAATAACAGTTGAAAAAGGCTTGACCTTTTCATTCATACGTTCTCCTCAAATTTTATTAGTCGGAAATACAAACAGTTCAAAAACAACATTTTTAAAATCAATGCTTGCACAAGTATTTATGTTCAATGAAGATGTTGATTTAACAATATTAGATGTAAAATCTGAGTTCAGCTCATGGAATTTTCTACCAGTTGGGACTATTTTATCAGACAGTGAAGAGATTTTAGCATACTTTGAAGAGTTATTAGAATTAGTTATGAAACGTGAAAAAGAAATTGCAAAATTGTCAGCACGTGATGATATTACTGGCGCAACTTTTGTGAATTTCGGTAAAGAGATGAAGATGAAGCTATGTATTATAGAAGAATATTCAGCTATGCTTTCAAGCATTACAGATAACAAGATGAGAAAAAGGGTTCAAGATTTGGTCTTGTCTATTGTGTCTCGCTCTCGCTCTAGTGGTGTCTATATCTGTATCTGTATGCAACAACCAAGGTCAGAACTTTTAAGTACAGCGATACGAGATAATTTAGGTGTTCGTATTTGTTTATCAAATGGCGCTATAACAGATGAATTAGCTAGAATGGTCTTTGGAGAAATAGATAATATTGATAATCATGCGCCACGATTTTCAGGATACATCATGACTACTGATGGACAGTTCAGTAAACCAAGAAAGTTCTGGAATATCAATCTACACGAACACGGATTGGAAAAGATTAGTACATTTAAACTAGCGTTTTTATACGGTCAACGATTAAGAAAGAAGTGTAAATAA
- a CDS encoding replication initiation factor domain-containing protein: protein MILCDIDEIAFVFLPDFNEMMSDYEAFASTICLKIDELLELEKYTVNYKLNEKGFAGYNYIVNFDEFEILLCFNTDSSRMGIFLKFSGQGLKHYMKRREEDNQKISYRQLVQKFFELENYFSGSCRVSKIDFAIDFIDEGLKVNQIHQELNKSTIKSKYIDSFSNTIKLRKNQSNISTFNTNNRVETIYVGSKANKGNSLLLRIYDKKLEQEKKKGIFYDDALKCDDWVRFEMSIRQAYANQTGLDILKCRNDKELSSLIFQRFTDKYLFFKNDELWDISKVMLEYVSTDFDLLRSKPRRKNDLLSTYVYLLKNSGLESFLYKIDKIYGKESIQEFFRHVLIHFKTKYKPSPDTIIFLNNRKDELKKEKKPWDVFK, encoded by the coding sequence ATGATTTTATGCGATATAGATGAAATTGCATTTGTTTTTTTGCCTGACTTTAATGAAATGATGTCTGATTATGAAGCATTTGCTTCAACTATCTGTTTAAAAATTGATGAATTATTGGAATTAGAAAAGTACACGGTTAACTATAAGTTAAATGAAAAAGGATTTGCAGGCTACAATTATATTGTCAATTTTGATGAATTTGAAATTCTATTATGTTTTAACACAGACAGTTCAAGGATGGGAATTTTTCTCAAATTCTCAGGTCAAGGTTTAAAACACTACATGAAGCGACGTGAAGAAGATAATCAAAAAATTTCGTATCGTCAATTAGTTCAAAAATTTTTTGAATTAGAAAATTATTTTAGTGGTAGTTGTAGAGTTTCCAAAATTGATTTTGCGATTGATTTTATAGATGAAGGTTTGAAAGTGAATCAGATTCATCAGGAATTAAATAAGTCAACAATAAAATCAAAATACATTGACAGTTTTTCAAATACAATTAAATTGAGAAAAAATCAGTCAAATATCAGTACGTTCAATACAAACAATAGAGTAGAAACAATTTATGTTGGTAGCAAAGCAAATAAAGGAAACTCTCTATTGTTAAGAATCTATGATAAAAAATTGGAGCAGGAGAAAAAAAAGGGCATCTTTTATGATGATGCCTTGAAATGTGATGATTGGGTGAGATTTGAAATGTCAATCAGACAGGCTTACGCTAACCAAACAGGCTTAGATATTTTAAAATGTAGAAATGATAAAGAACTATCGAGCCTAATTTTTCAACGATTTACGGACAAATATTTATTTTTCAAAAATGATGAATTATGGGATATTTCAAAGGTTATGCTGGAATACGTTTCGACTGATTTTGATTTATTGAGGTCAAAACCACGGCGAAAAAATGATTTATTATCTACCTATGTTTACTTATTGAAAAATAGCGGTTTAGAATCATTTCTATACAAGATTGATAAAATTTACGGTAAAGAATCAATTCAGGAGTTTTTCAGGCATGTTTTGATTCATTTCAAAACAAAGTACAAACCCTCTCCTGATACGATTATATTTTTAAATAATCGAAAAGATGAACTAAAGAAAGAAAAGAAGCCGTGGGATGTATTCAAGTAA
- a CDS encoding helix-turn-helix transcriptional regulator, which produces MTDMTKLNQIEELLNMLIVIIQQELQSNNSHGIVTQKELLKILQISHNTLKSWENKGLKRLEPPIEGTRTIYYKLEDVIEFLTI; this is translated from the coding sequence ATGACAGATATGACGAAATTAAATCAAATTGAAGAGCTACTAAATATGCTCATTGTTATCATTCAACAAGAATTACAAAGTAATAATTCTCATGGAATAGTCACACAGAAAGAACTATTGAAAATTTTACAGATTTCTCACAACACGTTGAAATCATGGGAAAATAAAGGATTAAAACGACTTGAACCTCCCATAGAGGGAACACGTACAATTTATTATAAATTGGAAGATGTCATTGAATTTTTGACTATTTAA
- a CDS encoding tyrosine-type recombinase/integrase produces the protein MNKEIIQHNNKKITKTTKQNGIISYSLKGVYIGTDVKTGKRITKTITAKTLKSLDRKIVEAKIEFEKAGSTLKETIKIDNFESLAEVWFSNFKTWVSSQNTINRVRGYLDTYIIPHFGDYKPCQIEPADVQLWVNKLARKAKKSVDSGVKRAPKGSAKDFGAMAHKVSDIFDFGITNCGLTTNPAKSIKIPPKPKANKERIMVLHDDDLKHWLFYLETLPNTRANRRFKVICNTLLASALRINELLALEITDLDFETNEILVSKTLMWKSANKKLGVKGEMVCKKTPKTDSGNRRVAVSLSIMESLKEFHEEMTGYFEKHELPKSSLIFPTIYGNYMCDRNERATLKKRLSALGLPDYGFHLFRHTHASLMLNAGMNWKELQHRMGHKSITTTMDTYAELAPKKTFEAVDIFLNKMEELAS, from the coding sequence ATGAATAAAGAAATCATTCAACACAACAATAAAAAGATAACAAAAACCACAAAACAAAATGGCATAATCAGTTATTCACTTAAAGGTGTTTACATTGGAACTGATGTAAAGACTGGTAAACGCATCACAAAAACTATCACTGCTAAGACATTGAAATCTTTGGATAGAAAAATTGTTGAAGCTAAAATTGAGTTTGAAAAAGCTGGCTCTACCCTTAAAGAAACTATCAAAATTGATAACTTTGAAAGTCTAGCTGAGGTATGGTTTAGCAACTTCAAAACTTGGGTGTCTTCACAAAATACTATCAACCGAGTGAGGGGGTATCTTGATACCTATATCATTCCTCACTTTGGGGATTATAAACCTTGTCAAATTGAACCTGCTGATGTTCAACTTTGGGTAAATAAGCTAGCTAGAAAAGCAAAGAAATCTGTTGATTCCGGTGTAAAACGTGCCCCAAAAGGTAGTGCAAAAGATTTTGGTGCAATGGCTCACAAAGTCAGTGATATTTTTGATTTTGGCATTACAAACTGTGGGCTGACCACTAATCCAGCTAAATCAATCAAGATTCCACCTAAACCAAAAGCAAACAAAGAGCGTATCATGGTACTCCATGATGATGATCTGAAACATTGGTTATTTTACCTTGAGACCTTGCCCAATACCAGAGCAAATAGACGCTTTAAGGTCATTTGTAACACGTTATTAGCGTCTGCATTACGAATCAATGAGTTGCTAGCGTTAGAAATTACTGACCTTGATTTTGAAACTAATGAAATTCTTGTCAGTAAAACATTAATGTGGAAAAGTGCAAATAAAAAACTAGGTGTCAAAGGGGAAATGGTTTGTAAGAAAACTCCTAAAACGGATTCTGGTAATCGTAGGGTTGCAGTTTCACTTTCAATCATGGAAAGTCTCAAAGAGTTTCACGAGGAAATGACTGGCTATTTTGAAAAGCATGAGTTGCCAAAATCTTCACTCATATTCCCAACCATATACGGGAATTATATGTGCGATAGAAATGAAAGAGCAACTCTTAAAAAGCGTCTATCTGCTTTAGGACTACCAGACTATGGTTTTCACTTATTCCGCCACACACACGCTTCTCTGATGTTAAATGCAGGTATGAACTGGAAAGAGTTGCAACATAGAATGGGACACAAGTCTATCACAACAACTATGGACACATACGCTGAATTAGCTCCTAAAAAGACATTTGAAGCAGTGGATATTTTCCTAAATAAAATGGAAGAACTGGCAAGTTGA